A region of the Oceanihabitans sp. IOP_32 genome:
ATAACGTAAGCAAAGGACAGGTGCTTGCGTATATTGAGCATCCAGATATCATTGCAATGCAACAGGATTATCAGGAAAAAAATGATGAACTGGTCTTTTTGAAACAGGATTTTGAGCGTAAGCAGACTCTTTATGATAAAGGTGTTTCTTCTGGCAAGGAATTTCAGATGGCGCAGTCAAAATTTCGTTCCACAACATCCAGCGTCAATGGTTTGCGTTCCCAATTGAGACTGTTGGGCATCAACCCGGACAAGGTGGCTGAAGACCAAATATATTCCGCAGTTCCCATTATCACGCCCATAAGTGGCTATGTGGATGAAGTAATGATTAGTCTGGGCGATTATGTGGCACAACAATCCAAAATGTTCTCAATAAGCGATAATTCAAAGATTTATGTCAACTTCAAAGTATATGAGAAGGACATAAAGCAAATCAAGAAAGGGCAACAGATATATTTTTCAACGGCTTCTCGTCCGGACGAACTGCTTAAGGCAACCGTTAGGTCTGTTGGCAAAACCTTCAATACTGACCCAAAAGCATTGGAAGTTTTGGCAGATATTGAGAACAAGGATAAAAACCTGTTGCCGGGTATGTACGTGGAAGGACGCATAGTGCAGGGCGAGAAAAAAGGTTTTGCAGTACCGGAAGCTGCCATTATAAAAGAAGGCGAGCAATCCTTTATTTTTATTTTGGATGAAGATGAAGCAATGGAAGCGAACAAAATGAAATTTAAAATGGTACCCGTAACGGTTGGACTAACTGATTTGGGCTTTGTTGAAGTCAATCTTCCTGCCGAAGTTTCAACGGATGCCAAAGTGGTCATCAAAGGAGCTTATAACCTGTCTTCTGAAATGGTTAAAGGCGAACTGGAACACGACCATTAATTCAAGAAAAACCAAAGGTTTTGATTCCGAGTTTGTTTATCGTCTTAATTAGTTTGTTAAAAATTAGAAAACAGGCTCGGTTCAAAATCGATTAAAAATTTAAAAAATTCATAATATGAAGGAAATAAAAGCATTTATAAAACCGAACCGAATCCAAAGAGTCATTGAAGCACTATCTGATAATGGGTTCAAAAGTATGACCCTTTCACAAGCTGAAGGCACTGGTGCATTCAAATCAAAAGGTGCAAGACCGTCGCTGGATTTTCACGTTACAGACAGTCCAGTGGTTAAGCTGGAACTGGTCTGCCAAAATGAGGAAGCCCAAGCGGCCATTGAAACAATTATAGCCAACGCCAAAACCGACGGGCCTGGAGATGGTATTATATATATAGCCAATATAGAGAATGCCTTTCAGATTAAAACGGGAGATTCCTTAAAACGGTACGACCTATAAAACATTTTAGTGCAAATGGAAAAAATAGTCCAACTTCTGGAAAGCAAAGGAATACGACCTACGGCAATGCGCCTAATGACCTACAAACGTTTGGCAGAATTAGAGGTGGCCATCAGTCTTGGCGATTTGGAAAAGGATTTTAAGGTCAGCGAAAGAAGTACCCTATTTAGGACTATAAAAACGTTTGAGGAAAAAGGTATTGTACATCAAATTGAGGATGGGACTGGAGTTATTAAATATGCCCTTTGCGAAGAGAACTGTGAATGCGAGGTCGGCAACGACCTTCATTTGCACTTTCATTGCAACAACTGTAATGAAACGGTCTGTTTAACAGAACATAAAATCCCGCATATCAGCTTGCCCGATGGCTACATTACCGAAGATATTAATTTGGTGGTAAAAGGTATCTGCGAAAAATGCAGCGATAATTTGGGTTGAGTTTTAGGTTTTTCAATTCAATCATCATTTATAAATAATGAGCAATGATAACAATCTATAAAAAAGAAGCTACGGTATATATGGTGGCTGAAAACAAGCTGGATGCCAAGGATTATGAGAACTTGATACCGGTCTTAACAGAACATATAAATGCCTATCAGGAAGTGTTCTGGTACATTGAAATGCAAAATTTTGAAGGCTGGACGGTAAGTGCCTATTGGAAGGGCATTGAATTGAATCTTCCGAATGAAACACATTTAAAGCGTGTTGCTTTAGTGGGTAGCGTTAAATGGCAGGAGCAATTTACCGAGGTATTGCTTCCTTTTTCAGAAGCTCATATAAAATTTTATAAGCCAGAAGAAAAAGACGATGCCAAAGAATGGATTAAAAAAAAATAGTGAAAAATGAAAAAACTACAACTAAAAATCCCGGTTATCCTACCACAAGTTCCAAACGAAAAAGACACTTGTGTTAAAAGGCTTATTCAAGAACTACAGGCCAAAGAGGGTATCGAAAAAGTACACGTTACCGATACAAAGGAAGATACCACGCCACAGCTCTGTTTTCATTATGACCCCGATATCATTTCTATAGACCGCATTCAATCTCTCGCAGAACAGACAGGTGCCGAGATTACCGAAAAATATGGGCATTTGCTCATTGAGGTAAAAGGAATCAGACATACAAGACAGGCACGTTCCATAGAGAAAAGTCTTTTGGCAATCAATGGGGTTTTGGAGGCTTCCGTTTCGGCCTCTGGAATGGTGCGCCTTGAGTTTGATAAAAAGCAAACAAATTTTGATGAAATAAGTAAACAGATTGAAAAGGAAGACCTTCAGGTTCAGCGGAGTTCTTCAAACGAAAATAATTACACCGAAGCATCCAAAAAAAAACAGGAACGTTCAAAGAAGGAAGATACTAAAGAGCAAACTTCCACAGAGGGCCACGAGCACAAGGAGGGCGAGACCCACGAGGAAGGTGGAGCGCACACCCACGGTGGGGTTTTCGGTAAAAATACGGAGCTTATTTTTTCCATTATCTGTGGGGCACTTCTCGGGATAGGTTTCGGGCTTTCTTATGTGGAATCCATCCCGGATTGGGTCAGTCTTACTTTGTACATTGGCGCGTACTTTTTCGGTGGTTTCTTTACGGCCAAGGAAGCGGTTCAAACTGTGGCCAAGGGTGGTTTTGAAATTGATTTTTTAATGCTGGTCGCTGCCATTGGTGCCGCCATTCTGGGAGAATGGGCAGAAGGTGCACTGTTGTTGTTTTTATTTAGCCTTGGGCACGCCTTGGAACATTACGCAATGAACAAAGCAAGAAAAAGCATTGCTGCGCTTGCAGACCTTGCACCAAAAACAGCATTGCTTAAAAAAGATGGCAAGACCGAAGAAGTTGGAATTGAGGAATTGAGTATTGGCGATATTATAGTGGTCAAGCCCAATAGTAAAATATCCGCAGATGGCGTCGTGGTCAACGGAAAAAGTAGTGTAAACCAAGCACCAATTACTGGGGAAAGTGTACCTGTGGACAAAATCCCTGTGGAAGATAAGGACAGAAACTATTCGGCAGACGATGATATCAAGGATGAAAATCGGGTATTTGCTGGAACTATCAACGGTAATAGTATGTTGGAAATTAAGATAATCAAAGAAGCCAAAGACTCTACCCTGTCCCGATTGGTTAAACTGGTCAACGAGGCGCAGACCCAAAAGTCCCCCACACAGCTGTTGACCGATAAGTTCGAAAAATACTTTGTGCCATCCGTACTGATACTGGTTGGTATCCTACTCTTTGCCTTTCTGGTCATTGACGAACCGTTTAGTGCCAGCTTTTATCGTGCAATGGCGGTATTGGTAGCTGCAAGTCCCTGTGCACTGGCCATTTCAACACCAAGTGCCGTATTGAGCGGTGTGGCAAGGGCAGCACGTGGCGGCGTGCTCATCAAAGGTGGGCGACCACTTGAGGATTTAGGGGTCATAACCGCTTTGGCTTTTGATAAAACAGGCACGCTTACCGAAGGCAAGCCCAAACTTACCGAAGTAGTACCATTGGGGGATATTGAAGAAAATGAACTGTTAAAGATAGCCGTTGCCGTTGAAAACTTGAGCGACCACCCTTTGGCCAAAGCCGTCGTAAGGGATGGGAAAGAGCGTCTGAAAGGTACTGATATTATCGATGCGTCAGATTTGGAAGCAGTTCTCGGAAAAGGTATCAAAGCTTCTTTGGGCAAGGATAAAATCTATATTGGAAACCTTGACTTGTACGAAGACCTCGATGAAGCAAAACCATCCGAAGATATATCGAATAAAGTAAAAGAACTTGAAGGTGGTGGAAATACTACGATGCTCATAAGAAGGAACAAAGAATATATAGGTATCATCGCCCTGATGGACACCCCACGGGAAGCGGCCAAGGAAACACTGAAAAAATTAAAGGAAATCGGTATCAAGCGGATGATAATGCTAACCGGGGATAATCAAAAGGTTGCCGATGCCGTTGCTAAAGAAATTGGGTTGACCGATGCCTGGGGAAGCCTGTTGCCAGAGGAAAAGGTAGATGCCATTAAAAAATTAAAAGAACAGGAATCCAAAGTCGCAATGGTAGGCGACGGTGTGAACGATGCCCCTGCAATGGCAAACAGCACAGTAGGTATCGCAATGGGTGCAGCGGGCAGTGATGTGGCCTTGGAAACTGCAGACATTGCCCTAATGGCCGATAAATTGGAAACCCTGCCCTTTGCCATAGGCTTGAGCAGGAAGGCAAAGGCAATTATCAAGCAAAACCTTTGGGTAAGCCTCGGTATTGTGGCATTGCTTATCCCATCGACCATTATGGGTTGGGCCAATATCGGTATTGCAGTGGTCATCCACGAAGGCTCAACATTACTTGTGGTTTTTAATGCGTTAAGGCTTTTGGCTTATAAGAAATAGCATCAAATATATGTTTTGAAAAAAGGGTTTGCTTTTGAATTAATATTGCAATGACTAAAACGGAAAAGATACTATTAAATCACGGTATTCGACCTACTCAAATGAGGTTGAAGATATACAAGTTCCTGAAAAGGAAGCAAAGTGCCGTGTCCTTTTCCGATTTGAAAAAGGCTTTTGTTCAAAAGAGCGAAACCAATAAAACAGCAAACAGAACGACATTTTATCGAAATCTCAAGATTTTCGAGGATAAAGGGCTGATTCATCAGATTAATGATGGGGTCGGAGTGGCAAAATATGCTATTTCTGATGAAAACGCCAAAGATAAATACGGTATAGATTTACATCTGCATTTTCATTGTACCGATTGCAGAAGAACAATCTGTTTACCGAATAAGATATCGAAAGAAAGCTTGCCAGACGATTATGAAGTGAGAAATGTGAACCTGATATTAAAGGGAATATGTGAAAAATGCAGGCAAAAATATTAGATGGAAGTTTCAGAATTCTGAACCCTTGGGTCCAATGGTCAGGTTCAGGTTTCTTCCACCTTCTCTAACTTAAAAAATATTATGGCAGAATTAAAAAAATCATTGGGAACAATTCGTCTTACCTTTTATGGAGTAGGCACTATTGTGGGTGCAGGAATATATACTGTCATAGGCGCAGCAGCTGGACAAGCAGGTACCGACCTTTGGTTGAGTTTTGTTTTCGCTGCAATTGCTGCCAGCGTTTCGGCATTGTCTTATGCAGAGTTATCCTCTACCTATCCCAATGCAGGTGCCGAATTCATTTTTGTACGCAAAGCGTTTCCGAAAATTGACATTCCTTCCTTTCTCACTGGCTGGACAATTGCCTTTCACAGTTCTGCCACGATAGCCGCTGTATTGCTGGCCTTTTCAGGTTATTTCAACACTTTTTTTAGTGTGCCTTCCCTATTGATAAGTTATGGCGTATTGATAATTCTTTCATTGATAAGCATTACGGGAATCAAGAAATCATCTCCTGCCAATATTATAATGGTTAGCATACAACTTTTGGGATTGTTCATTCTTATTGTGGTCGGGCTTGCAGAAACTGGCCCGCCAAAGGCTGAATTTTTTAAAGTTGAATCCTTTTCCGGTACTTTGGCGGCTACCGCAACCTTGTTTTTTGTCTATACAGGTTTTGAGCATATGGCTGCATTGGGTTCTGAAGTAAAAAACTCTGGCAAGACCATTCCTCGTGCCTTTCTACTGACAATGGTTTTTACAACCGTTATCTATCTGCTCATAGCTTTTACGGTACTTAACATTGCCGACCCGTCAGAACTGGCAAAAGTAGATTCGCCACTTTCACTTGCGGCATCAAATCTCAACAGTTGGTTGCCCGTGACATTGGCGGTCGCAGCACTTTTTGCTACTGCCAATGCGGCCTTTAGCGGTATTATCTCTATCAGCAGGCTGCTGTTTGGAATGGCAAGCGTGGGCGAACTTCCGAAATTTATGACCAAAACCAATGCACATAAAGTGCCGTGGGTTACTACCATTGTGGTTATGGCGGCAGTTGCGGGTTTTATGCTATTGGGCGATATTAAAATCGTAGCGGGAATGTCGTCATTGGGTGCGTTGCTCGTCTTTGTCGCCGTGAACATTGCCCTTATCGTATTGCGTTTCAGAGCACCAGATAAAGACAGGCCCTTTAAAGTTCCTTTATCTGTTGGGAAAGTTCCGATACTGCCAATTTTGGCGATAATCATAAGCCTCTCTTTGGTCATACAATTTGATTGGAAAGTTTATGCCGCGTTTGTGGGAGCGATTGTAGTAGGTATCTTGCTGGATTATTTTTTGGATAAAAGAGAAAAAAAAGATATAGACCCCGAAAAGGAAAAGGAATTGTTTAACCACTAATATATTTTTTATGGACTGGACATTTGAAGAATTTAGAGCAGAGCTTGACACCCTTAATCCATCGGTAAGAAAAAAGGCAATTGAAATTGCGAAAGAATTAATCGAAAAGGAAGACTTTTCAAAAGAAAAGGCCATCAAAAAAGCAATTGTAATGGCTGAAGAATGGTTTTACGATTTAGAAGGATAATAATTAATTAAAAACTATATAAAATGTTACAGATAATTGAGTTAAAGGAAAAAAAATATTGTTGCAACAAAAGCTTCGGGCAAATTGAGAAAAGAAGACATCGAAAAAATCCATCCACTTATCCACGCTATACTGGACAAGGGGATGAAGGTTCGTTGGTATTTTGAGATGGACAATTTTACGGGTTGGGACTTGCCTAGTTTATGGGAAGACCTCAAAATGGATACGGCCCACGCCAGAGACTATGAAAAAATAGCAATGGTAGGAGATAAAAAATGGCAAGAATGGATAACCCAATTTATGAAGCCTTTTACCAACGCCGAAATTAAGTATTTCAATATAGACCAAAAGGAAGATGTCAAAAGTTGGATTGAGAGCCAGTAAGCTTACTTCCGTAAAAGACAGACGATGAATAAAAAGAATATTCTTATTACCATACTAATTGGGTTTGCCATAGGTGTTTTTATCCTTCAACCTTTGGGGATAACAATTTTCACGATTAGCAGTCAGAATTATGAAATTAATTGGTGGCAATATTTAATAAATAATTTCATTGAAATTGTGAATATCAATGGGAATCAAATTTTCGAGAATATTCTGTTTGGACTATTAGGTGCAAGTGTTGCTCTGATGTATTATTTCGGTAAAAGAGAAAAGGATATAGATAATAAATAGCGGTAAGTGGTTATGTGAAAGAGTGAAATTTTTTATTTAAAATAAATTAAGTGAAAACTTAATTAATAGCAGGCAGCTTTTATGATGCTTCTTAAAGCAAAATGATTAATAGCATTAAAAGCAAAAGTAGAAGCTGCTTTTTTTTAATTATACAATTAAAGATGGATATTATGAATGTTAAACATTGTATTTTAATAATCTTGTTGGTTAGTTATTATAAAGTAAACGCCCAAAAAATTTATACAACTGAAGAAGGTCATATTATGATGATGACTTTGGTTAACTCTAAACCCGTCAAGGCAGAAAGCCATAAATTGGCCTTATATCTTGATTATGATTCCAAAGTGGTTAATGGTGTACTCGACCTTAAGACTTTATCAACAGATATTCCTGAAATCAATACCATTTTACAACAGCAGGAAGCCCCTTTGATGCTTCGGTTCACGGGCACTATTCCATCACAGGATTTTTTATCAAAACGGCACGACCCTATCAACTTTAATTGGCTGATAGATGTTACTTATCAAGGAAAATCCTTTAAATCACAATTTAAAGCAACCATTACCCATATAGAACAAGGAGTAAGTATGTCCTGCTTGATAAGTGCAACCGGACAATTATTGGTTTCAAATACTGGTTTGGATTTCTTAATAGAGGGTATCGATGATACCATAGAAGTGCAGTTTGCGCAATTGGTGTTGAGATTGGAATAACTGTGAATTAAAATAAAATTATTATCAAACTAATGAAAAAAAAGAAAGTCAATTTAAGAGATTTGAATAAAACTTCTTCAGATACTCACAAGCGCAATGATGCCCACAACCAAAGCAGCGCAGAAAGCATAGGGAAATTTAAAGTTTATGTACCAGCAATTTTCAGCTTTGTAATGCTGATTATTGGCATTGCGATGGATTATTTTGACGTAGCATTTTTTAAAGATTGGATACGTATCGTCTGGTATGCAGTCGCATACCTTCCTGTAGGTTTTCCTGTGATAAAGGAAGGTTGGAACAGCATCAAAAATGGCGATTTCTTTACCGAATTTCTATTGATGTCCATCGCAACCATAGGTGCATTCGCCATTGGCGAATATCCGGAAGGTGTGGCAGTAATGTTGTTTTATGCGGTAGGCGAATTATTCCAAAGTGCCGCGGTTAAAAGAGCCAAAGGAAGCATCAAGGCATTACTGGATGTAAGACCCAATGAAGCTTTGGTTTATCGGGACAACAATTATGTTTCTGTAAATCCCGAAACCGTTGCTATTGGCGAAAAAGTGCAAGTACGTGTGGGCGAAAAAATTCCTTTAGATGGTATTTTATTGTCCGAAAAAGGCTCGTTCAATACCGCAGCATTAACGGGCGAAAGCAAACCTGATACCATTGCAAAAGGCGAAAAAGTATTTGCTGGAAGCATAAACTTGGACGGTGTAATTGAAATAAAAACTACTAAAGAATTTAAGGATAGTTCTATTGCAAGAATTTTGGATATGGTGCAAAACGCCACCGCACGGAAATCAAAGACCGAATTGTTCATTAGAAAGTTTGCAAAAATCTATACGCCTATCGTGGTATTCTTGGCAATTGCCTTGACATTTCTACCTTACTTTTTTGTGGACGATTATGTTTTTAGCGATTGGTTGTATAGAGCATTGATTTTCTTGGTTATTTCCTGTCCGTGTGCTTTGGTTATCTCTATTCCGTTGGGCTATTTTGGTGGATTGGGAGCAGCTTCAAAAAACGGGATTTTGTTCAAAGGCGCATCTTATTTGGATGAAATGACGAAGGTTAATACCGTTGTTATGGACAAAACAGGAACTGTAACCAAAGGTGTTTTTAAAATCAAAGAAATAAAAGCCATTGGCTGGAAAGAACCTGAATTTATGAAATACCTAATGGCGATGGAAGAACAATCTACCCATCCCATTGCCAAGGCAATTATGGATTATAAAGCCGATGGCGAAGATTTTCAAGCTTCCGAAGTAAGTGAAGTAGCAGGAAAAGGCTTAAAGGGAACAGTAAACGGCAAAACCGTATTGGTTGGGAATAAACCATTGATGATTTCAAACAATATCGAAGTTCCATCTGAAACCGACAACATTGTAGAATCTATCGTGATGGTTTCTATTGAAGGCAAATTTGCAGGCTATGTAATCATTGCAGACGAGCTAAAGGATGATGCACACGAAGCCATTAAGCAAATTAGGGAATCAGGAATTTCCAAAATCATAATGCTTTCAGGCGATAAGGATTCCATCACACAACAAGTCGCAAAAGAAATGGGCATCGATACCGCAAAAGGCGGATTGCTTCCAGAAGATAAATTGAACGAAGTCGAAAAATTGATGTCCGAAAATGACGGAAGAGTAGCTTTCATTGGCGATGGCATCAACGATGCCCCAGTATTGGCAGTAAGCGATGTTGGTATAGCAATGGGC
Encoded here:
- a CDS encoding STAS/SEC14 domain-containing protein, with the protein product MRKEDIEKIHPLIHAILDKGMKVRWYFEMDNFTGWDLPSLWEDLKMDTAHARDYEKIAMVGDKKWQEWITQFMKPFTNAEIKYFNIDQKEDVKSWIESQ
- a CDS encoding Fur family transcriptional regulator, with protein sequence MTKTEKILLNHGIRPTQMRLKIYKFLKRKQSAVSFSDLKKAFVQKSETNKTANRTTFYRNLKIFEDKGLIHQINDGVGVAKYAISDENAKDKYGIDLHLHFHCTDCRRTICLPNKISKESLPDDYEVRNVNLILKGICEKCRQKY
- a CDS encoding APC family permease, yielding MAELKKSLGTIRLTFYGVGTIVGAGIYTVIGAAAGQAGTDLWLSFVFAAIAASVSALSYAELSSTYPNAGAEFIFVRKAFPKIDIPSFLTGWTIAFHSSATIAAVLLAFSGYFNTFFSVPSLLISYGVLIILSLISITGIKKSSPANIIMVSIQLLGLFILIVVGLAETGPPKAEFFKVESFSGTLAATATLFFVYTGFEHMAALGSEVKNSGKTIPRAFLLTMVFTTVIYLLIAFTVLNIADPSELAKVDSPLSLAASNLNSWLPVTLAVAALFATANAAFSGIISISRLLFGMASVGELPKFMTKTNAHKVPWVTTIVVMAAVAGFMLLGDIKIVAGMSSLGALLVFVAVNIALIVLRFRAPDKDRPFKVPLSVGKVPILPILAIIISLSLVIQFDWKVYAAFVGAIVVGILLDYFLDKREKKDIDPEKEKELFNH
- a CDS encoding STAS/SEC14 domain-containing protein, whose amino-acid sequence is MITIYKKEATVYMVAENKLDAKDYENLIPVLTEHINAYQEVFWYIEMQNFEGWTVSAYWKGIELNLPNETHLKRVALVGSVKWQEQFTEVLLPFSEAHIKFYKPEEKDDAKEWIKKK
- a CDS encoding efflux RND transporter periplasmic adaptor subunit — encoded protein: MKNILLVSTVLFTLMFMSCNDGQKSELGHNEAEGVSKTEAGGEDAHGEEGHDEEEGGHSEEEGVVELTKQQAETIGLEMKPLEERNLGNNIKVTGTLELYPQDKANISPFVGGNVSSIKVVPGDNVSKGQVLAYIEHPDIIAMQQDYQEKNDELVFLKQDFERKQTLYDKGVSSGKEFQMAQSKFRSTTSSVNGLRSQLRLLGINPDKVAEDQIYSAVPIITPISGYVDEVMISLGDYVAQQSKMFSISDNSKIYVNFKVYEKDIKQIKKGQQIYFSTASRPDELLKATVRSVGKTFNTDPKALEVLADIENKDKNLLPGMYVEGRIVQGEKKGFAVPEAAIIKEGEQSFIFILDEDEAMEANKMKFKMVPVTVGLTDLGFVEVNLPAEVSTDAKVVIKGAYNLSSEMVKGELEHDH
- a CDS encoding heavy metal translocating P-type ATPase, whose product is MKKLQLKIPVILPQVPNEKDTCVKRLIQELQAKEGIEKVHVTDTKEDTTPQLCFHYDPDIISIDRIQSLAEQTGAEITEKYGHLLIEVKGIRHTRQARSIEKSLLAINGVLEASVSASGMVRLEFDKKQTNFDEISKQIEKEDLQVQRSSSNENNYTEASKKKQERSKKEDTKEQTSTEGHEHKEGETHEEGGAHTHGGVFGKNTELIFSIICGALLGIGFGLSYVESIPDWVSLTLYIGAYFFGGFFTAKEAVQTVAKGGFEIDFLMLVAAIGAAILGEWAEGALLLFLFSLGHALEHYAMNKARKSIAALADLAPKTALLKKDGKTEEVGIEELSIGDIIVVKPNSKISADGVVVNGKSSVNQAPITGESVPVDKIPVEDKDRNYSADDDIKDENRVFAGTINGNSMLEIKIIKEAKDSTLSRLVKLVNEAQTQKSPTQLLTDKFEKYFVPSVLILVGILLFAFLVIDEPFSASFYRAMAVLVAASPCALAISTPSAVLSGVARAARGGVLIKGGRPLEDLGVITALAFDKTGTLTEGKPKLTEVVPLGDIEENELLKIAVAVENLSDHPLAKAVVRDGKERLKGTDIIDASDLEAVLGKGIKASLGKDKIYIGNLDLYEDLDEAKPSEDISNKVKELEGGGNTTMLIRRNKEYIGIIALMDTPREAAKETLKKLKEIGIKRMIMLTGDNQKVADAVAKEIGLTDAWGSLLPEEKVDAIKKLKEQESKVAMVGDGVNDAPAMANSTVGIAMGAAGSDVALETADIALMADKLETLPFAIGLSRKAKAIIKQNLWVSLGIVALLIPSTIMGWANIGIAVVIHEGSTLLVVFNALRLLAYKK
- a CDS encoding P-II family nitrogen regulator → MKEIKAFIKPNRIQRVIEALSDNGFKSMTLSQAEGTGAFKSKGARPSLDFHVTDSPVVKLELVCQNEEAQAAIETIIANAKTDGPGDGIIYIANIENAFQIKTGDSLKRYDL
- a CDS encoding Fur family transcriptional regulator, which encodes MEKIVQLLESKGIRPTAMRLMTYKRLAELEVAISLGDLEKDFKVSERSTLFRTIKTFEEKGIVHQIEDGTGVIKYALCEENCECEVGNDLHLHFHCNNCNETVCLTEHKIPHISLPDGYITEDINLVVKGICEKCSDNLG
- a CDS encoding heavy metal translocating P-type ATPase, which produces MKKKKVNLRDLNKTSSDTHKRNDAHNQSSAESIGKFKVYVPAIFSFVMLIIGIAMDYFDVAFFKDWIRIVWYAVAYLPVGFPVIKEGWNSIKNGDFFTEFLLMSIATIGAFAIGEYPEGVAVMLFYAVGELFQSAAVKRAKGSIKALLDVRPNEALVYRDNNYVSVNPETVAIGEKVQVRVGEKIPLDGILLSEKGSFNTAALTGESKPDTIAKGEKVFAGSINLDGVIEIKTTKEFKDSSIARILDMVQNATARKSKTELFIRKFAKIYTPIVVFLAIALTFLPYFFVDDYVFSDWLYRALIFLVISCPCALVISIPLGYFGGLGAASKNGILFKGASYLDEMTKVNTVVMDKTGTVTKGVFKIKEIKAIGWKEPEFMKYLMAMEEQSTHPIAKAIMDYKADGEDFQASEVSEVAGKGLKGTVNGKTVLVGNKPLMISNNIEVPSETDNIVESIVMVSIEGKFAGYVIIADELKDDAHEAIKQIRESGISKIIMLSGDKDSITQQVAKEMGIDTAKGGLLPEDKLNEVEKLMSENDGRVAFIGDGINDAPVLAVSDVGIAMGGLGSDVAIETADVIIQTDQPSKIAKAIKIGRSTRRIVYQNIALAFGVKAVVLVLGAGGLATMWEAVFADVGVALLAILNAVRLQKMKW